In a single window of the Etheostoma spectabile isolate EspeVRDwgs_2016 chromosome 3, UIUC_Espe_1.0, whole genome shotgun sequence genome:
- the dynll2a gene encoding dynein, light chain, LC8-type 2a translates to MTDRKAVIKNADMSEDMQQDAVDCATQAMEKYNIEKDIAAYIKKEFDKKYNPTWHCIVGRNFGSYVTHETKHFIYFYLGQVAILLFKSG, encoded by the exons ATGACTGACAGGAAAGCTGTGATCAAGAACGCGGACATGTCCGAGGACATGCAGCAGGACGCGGTGGACTGTGCCACCCAGGCCATGGAGAAGTACAACATAGAGAAGGACATCGCAGCCTACATCAAGAAG gAGTTTGACAAGAAGTACAACCCCACCTGGCACTGCATCGTTGGGAGGAACTTCGGCAGCTACGTCACCCACGAGACaaagcatttcatttatttctacTTGGGCCAAGTGGCTATTTTGCTCTTCAAGTCTGGCTGA
- the srsf1a gene encoding serine/arginine-rich splicing factor 1A — MSGVVRGPAGNNDCRIYVGNLPPDIRTKDVEDVFYKYGTIRDIDLKNRRGGPPFAFIEFEDPRDADDAVYGRDGYDYDGYRLRVEFPRSGRGSRGGFGGIGGAPRGRYGPPSRRSEYRVIVSGLPQSGSWQDLKDHMREAGDVCYADVFRDGTGVVEFVRKEDMTYAVRKLDNTKFRSHEGETAYIRVKLDGPRSPSYGRSRSRSRGSRSRSRSRSASRSRSNSRGRGRGSPRYSPRHSRSRSRS, encoded by the exons ATGTCGGGTGTTGTGCGAGGCCCCGCTGGGAACAACGACTGCCGGATATATGTTGGAAATCTTCCTCCTGATATTCGCACAAAAGACGTGGAAGACGTGTTCTACAAATACGGGACTATTCGAGATATCGATCTGAAGAACCGGAGAGGGGGGCCGCCGTTCGCCTTCATTGAATTCGAGGACCCCAG AGACGCTGATGATGCAGTCTATGGGCGGGATGGTTATGATTATGACGGCTACAGGCTGCGTGTGGAGTTTCCTCGGAGCGGTAGGGGCTCGAGAGGTGGGTTCGGTGGCATCGGTGGAGCTCCCAGGGGCAGATACGGGCCCCCATCCAGACGCTCCGAGTACAGGGTCATTGTGTCGG GGCTCCCTCAGAGCGGCAGCTGGCAGGACCTGAAGGACCACATGCGTGAAGCAGGCGACGTTTGCTACGCCGACGTTTTCAGAGACGGAACCGGAGTTGTAGAATTTGTGCGCAAAGAAGACATGACCTATGCCGTCCGAAAGCTGGACAACACCAAATTCCGCTCGCATGAG GGAGAGACTGCTTACATTCGTGTGAAATTAGACGGTCCCCGCAGCCCAAGTTATGGAAGATCACGCTCCCGCAGCCGTGGCAGTCGGAGCAGGAGCCGCAGTCGCAGCGCCAGCCGCAGTCGCAGCAATTCCCGGGGCCGTGGCAGAGGATCGCCCCGCTACTCGCCTCGTCACAGCCGCTCTCGATCCCGTTCTTAA
- the aldoca gene encoding fructose-bisphosphate aldolase C-B: MTHQFPTLSEAQKKELHETALRIVSPGKGILAADESVGSMAKRLAQVGVENTEENRRQYRQILFSADDRINSCIGGVIFFHETLYQHTDKGVAFVKMIRDRGIMVGIKVDKGVVPLAGTCGETTTQGLDGLSERCAQYKKDGAVFAKWRCVLKISDTNPSELAIRENANVLARYSSICQQHGIVPVIEPEILPDGDHDLKRSQYITEKVLTAVYKAMSDHHVYLEGTVLKPNMVTSGHSCPTKYSPEEVAMATVTALRRTVPPAVTGVAFLSGGQSEEEASIHLNAINNCPLAKPWILTFSFGRALQASALRAWRGHKENEKAATEQFIKRAEANSLACQGKYPGGDNYGEAGQCSYGSCHAY, from the exons ATGACACACCAGTTCCCCACACTCTCCGAGGCGCAGAAGAAGGAGCTCCATGAGACTGCTCTACGCATAGTTTCTCCAGGGAAGGGCATCCTGGCTGCAGACGAGTCTGTCG GCAGCATGGCTAAGCGGCTGGCTCAGGTCGGGGTTGAGAACACAGAGGAGAACCGCAGACAGTACCGGCAGATTCTTTTCAGTGCAGACGATCGCATCAACAGCTGCATTGGAGGGGTCATCTTCTTCCATGAGACGCTGTACCAGCACACTGATAAGGGTGTAGCCTTTGTCAAGATGATCAGGGACAGGGGCATCATGGTCGGCATCAAG GTTGACAAGGGTGTCGTCCCACTGGCAGGAACTTGTGGAGAAACCACCACACAGg GTCTGGATGGATTGTCGGAGCGCTGTGCGCAGTATAAAAAGGATGGAGCTGTCTTTGCAAAGTGGCGCTGTGTGCTTAAAATCAGTGACACCAATCCATCTGAACTGGCCATAAGAGAAAATGCAAATGTTCTTGCACGCTACTCCAGTATCTGCCAGCAG CATGGCATCGTGCCCGTTATAGAGCCGGAGATTTTGCCTGATGGAGATCATGACCTGAAACGCAGCCAGTACATCACTGAGAAG GTACTGACTGCAGTGTACAAGGCCATGTCGGACCACCATGTATACCTGGAAGGCACTGTACTCAAACCCAACATGGTCACCTCTGGACACAGCTGCCCCACCAAGTACAGCCCAGAGGAGGTTGCTATGGCAACTGTCACCGCCTTGCGCCGCACTGTCCCCCCTGCTGTCACAG GAGTGGCTTTTCTCTCAGGCGGTCAGAGTGAAGAAGAGGCCTCTATCCATCTCAATGCCATCAACAACTGCCCGCTGGCCAAACCCTGGATCCTAACGTTCTCCTTTGGCCGAGCCCTACAGGCGTCTGCACTCAGAGCCTGGAGAGGACATAAAGAGAATGAGAAAGCCGCCACTGAGCAGTTCATCAAGAGAGCAGAG GCGAACAGTCTGGCATGTCAGGGGAAGTACCCTGGAGGAGATAACTACGGCGAGGCAGGCCAGTGCAGCTATGGTTCCTGTCATGCATACTGA